TAGGCCAAACTAATTTGAGAGAGTGCAACCGGGCCCTTGCCAATACAAATGGTGGGCATGATTGACAGTCACGGATGCCGCTCTTCCGACACAGGTTCATTCAAATAAAGTATTTTCAATATGGAGTAAATATAATATATCTATCTAtttatatagatagatatatgtAGGGATGGTAAATGAGCGGGTTAGGTTGAATTTGGGCGAGTCAAAATGGGTTAGATCAATAAATGTATCATTGTCAAACTCAGCCCAAAGTGTACTTGGGCTAAGATGGGTTGTGTCAAGATGGGCTAAACAATGGATCATAACCCAACCCGCCCAACTTGACCCATATTTTAGAACCACGCTCATCTTGCATAAACAAaactttttacaaaatatataccttCTTAATAAAtactattagtattttgagaatcaaaatatattttcttaaataacaaattagtatttaaaatgtgtaagttgaaaaatattttgcgggtgggggaggggggttggtggtgcagaaaaacgaaaaaatagaaaacagaaaattgaaaatacaaaaaaaaagtaatttattttgcgggggtggggtgggtggtgcagaaaaacgaaaaaatagaaaacagaaaattgaaaatacaaaaaaaaaaaaaattgcgggAGGGTAGGGGGTGGGTGATGcaaaaaataatttccaaactattttgtgcaaccaaacagtggAAAATGGGAAACAtattccgaaaaatattttccgtcatACCAACCACACCCTAAAACTTAAATACCTTGATTCTCATTTTTAAAATTAGATACAAAAACTAATGATGCGGCAACTAAGTAAATTTCTAGATAAGTTGACTTGAGATCCCTTTATTTTGGGGTGAGCTTCATGGGTTGTATTTGAGCTATTTCATGGGTCAGAATGGGCTATATAAAATAATGGATTAATTTGGGCTCAACACAAATAGACCCATGAGCTAAAATATTGTAGTCCAACTCATTAATCTCTAGGCGGGTTGGACGGGTTGGATGAGTTTGGGCTCAAATTGCCACCCCTAAATATATGTAAACTCTATTAAAATCTATTAGATATATGTAAACTATTAAAATCTAAACAAACTTAAATTTGAAGTGATGAACCCTATAATTAACTAGTATAACTAGTTTAAAGTTAAGAATTTTACACATCGCACTCGTTAAATTTGTAAGAATAACAGATATAGGATATTACAGTGCCactattgatttttttttatccTAGTAacaaaagtttgaaaaaaaaaacttcaTGCCAAAATTTTAAAGTTCGCTCAGCGGGATTTTCTCCATCACTAGAATGTTAAAGCACGATGATGAATTTTAAAGCACACAACAGTTCTGGTACTTCAAAATTCTGGCGACCGTGTTTTAAACTTTTGGCGGACTATTTCGTAAAACTTTTCTTAACGAGATCAAAATTTAAATAGcggtttaaaaaaataaaaaattacataaatatgaTACTTTATGGGATGGTTTTTAATTTTAAACCTTGCACCCATGGGCAGAACTTCAAGGTCAAAGTTAAAAGTGTTATCCATGTGGCAAGCGAGGGGGAAACACTTGTTAAACTTGAAGTTCTGCCCATGGACAAATAGGAACAAAAATTCAAGACCATCCCTTAAAAATTTTCAATTAGATTTAAATTATGTATCGGCCCGACGTGATTCCCGGGGACAGGCTGTCATCGACAGACTCTATATAAGATCTTCCTATCATAGtcagattcaaaatttaaatttgatggTTTTGATCTTTAAGATTCCTAACACTGAATTCATTGtactttaaaattattatttcataTCTAATATCTATTACAATTTTAATgagttatttttatataaatcaatactctaagtcAAAAAAGGCCTAAAGAAATTGAATTCGGATGAACCCGTAATTTGTGAGTTGCATCCACCAGTTGTCCTTATAGGAAGTAATATATTTCAGGAAGAAAAAGTTGAGCATATTATTATAATACTCAAATATACACCTCTCCCTTCCTCATAGACACAGTATATCCATTGGTATATTTTATACtccctttattttattttgtttgtcGTAATTTGACTTGgaataatttttaataaaaataaaaagactttTGATAATGtagttttaaatatattataatatttttgtcgttataaattttttaaacttatgatttaaatatatcaTAATATTTATATGACtttaaaagtttctcattaaaaaaatattaaaatatgtcttcttttattttttaacgaAGGGAGTAGTATAAAACATGTTTCTGAACTGTAGTAGTGCTTGGAAATTGGAAACCAAACTTGGTtactctttttattattattattattatattactaGATAGGCAGCACGGGCGTATGCGTGATATAGTTTATACTACCTTTGAAAAGAATAGTCAAACAAAGCAACATGATAAACAAGGTCAACACCAAAAAATCATGTCATTGATGAACAAGGAAACTGAAAAACTCGAAAATGAATTAACATTTCCAAAAATGTAAAGTCATAGCCAGCTTTCACGTCAAActttatgaaaaaatattttcttaacaaTTCCCACAAAAATAAGTTCCAAGGAAAGTCTTGGCCGAGAAGCAAACAATGGCTTCATAATGAACGGAGAAAACAATCTTTATCTTGATGTTGCACTTCCAGAAAATATTGCAATATTCTCAAGTTGTGCTCACAATGAAATAGTTGGCAACTCTCTAAAatcatactccctccgttttaatttatgtgaacttgtttgactgggcaagaaattaaagaaaaaattaagacttttgaaattcatggtcctaaacaagtcaaaaatgggtcaagagtatttgtgtggttataaaagcttctcattaagggtagaagtgtaacaacaacaacaacaataacgacccagtaaaatctcactagtggagtttgggaagggtagtgtgtacgcagaccttacccctaccccgaggaaatagagaggctgtttccgaaagacacTCGTCTCAAGAATACAAaaagacaaaaaggcaaaaagagacaatattagtatcaccccATAAATTATAAGAAAAGTAACAACAAGATGGGAACACAAAGATAGATGCAAAAGAAAAGCGATAGCCAGTAAATAGATCTGGCACTATGAGAAATGAAAGattagtaagacacaacattgtcaCTCGTGACAAAAACCCTACTAGactagcctcacaaaggtacgaaAAAAGTacagactcaactacctcctagcCTACAACCCTAATCCTTGACCTCCACAaattcctatcaagggtcatgtcctcgaagATGTGAAgtctcgccatgtcctgcctaatcacctctccccaatacttcttagaccgccctctacctcttttcaaccagctgctcacacctccttaccggagtATATGGGCTTCTCCTCTGTACATGCCCGAACtatctgagcctcgcttcccgcatcttgtcatcaatgggcaCAACACCCACCCTcgcccgaatatcatcattcataATCTtgtccatcctagtgtgcccgcacatccacctcaacatcctcatttatgttactttcatcttttggatatgCGAGTTCTTAACAGgtcaacactcaaccccatacaacaaGGCCGGTCTAATCACCGCTTTGTAAAACTTACccttgagtatcggtggcactctcttgtcacacaggactccagatgctaacctccacttcatccaccccaccccaatacggtgtCTGACAttctcgtcgatctcccctcccccctggataaccgacccaaggtacttgaaattgCCTATACTTGGGACGACCTGTGTGAtccaagcctcacatccacggcTACTTCCattggctcagcgctgaacttacactctagTTATTCCGTCTTCGTCCATCTCAGCTTgaaagggtagaattgtaagtttaaactaaattgttatcaaatttagaaaggggtcattctttttcgAACGGacaaaaaaggaaataggtttatATAAAGTGGAACAAATGGAGTATATTTTAAGCTTCACAAAGCAATCTTATGTCAAAATATTCTGAATCTTCATTATAACATGAGTTATCTCTATTTGAGGAGAAAGGATAAAAAgctatatttttttcaaatactGTATCTGACCCATTATGTTTCCTGCATCAGTTCTTCATATCTAGGTTAGCCTCTTCTAACAATAAAATTCTTCAGTTGCTTGACTGGATAAGTTTCTGACCTTTCTCTTTTCAAGCATTAATGGAATAATTGCACTCTGTAAAACAAAGTGAATGGCGAGATTGATGCAATGATATCAAGGTATATTCTTGAAAAGAGTTTATACAATCTACTTCAAAACGAAAGACAAGAACTAATAATGCACTTAGCAAAGGCACATTCCTAGATATATCCACTTGCACAGAACATTATCAAACAACAAAAAGGGATTTTCATACCACAGAAAACAAGCATTCAACATGTGCTAGTAGTTTTAATTCTTCTTTTGggtatttttctacttttttcaaGAGTCTATGTTTCACTTATGCTAATTGCAGATAACATACGTACCTACTTAAGGATGAGATAAATACAGTTAATGTTTCCCATTTTACTATTTGCGTTAGAAGTGGTGCAATTAACATAtacttagtgtcacgacccaaaatccaaccagtcgtgatgacacttaacccaacccactaggtaagccaactaataactatcaaattccaatattatttaataagacaattaagtaaaagaaattatctgcatcttatacattttccaagaacttgtagtacaaatcatgagcttctaaaaatagaATTCACAAAGCTGGTAttaagtaaatacatcatctattcgaaatgtagataaacagagtttcatgaatctaaggctaccatgaacaagaggcagctactaCCGGAAGGCAGGTACGTCTTCACTTCCAGCTCCCGACGATCACAGCAatatcaacaaccaacatctgcacgcaaggtgcataagtgtagtatgagtacaaccgacccaatgtactcaataagtaacaaacctaaccttaggttgaaagcagtgacgagctggaacaaaggtcgggtttaacactaatagccaacaatagttcataaacACAGAAAGCAAGTAATAagagaagtaactcagagataaaatgctcagcttattcATAGTTCCCGAAAATAGTTCCGCTTTGCAAATATATAAGTGAAAACCCAATTCTTTTATCGAAATTGCCATTAAtgtgagtaagtttgaaaaactataattttttccaaaagctttcaacaggtaaatctttcattttcaaatagcatgaggaaaacacatctaaatgcctacatgtcaatgtatgcatgccaactgtaataccatgcagtgataaaaccatatgcatactcacagagtatcaattcactcagtcctcccggtcactcagtcctcccggtcactcagtcctcccagccactcagtcctcacagtcactcgtcttcacaatcactcaatcctccaatcactcggcactcgcactcagtaggtatctgcgctcactgggggtgtgtacagactccagaggggctccttcagcccaagcgctataacaaaccaatcatggcataaatcagtaaaacatgttgcggcgtgcagcccgctcccatcataaatcaataaaacatgatgcggcgtgcagcccgatcccataaacatcctcaccatcaggccctcggcctcactcagtcatcaatctctccagtctctcgggctctcaatgtcatgaaaaatcagcccaaaaataaatatgtgatgtatcaataaatgatagtagagactgagatatgatatgcatatgaatgcgtatgattgagtatgtaatgctatgaaagcagataactcaacagtagaaatgacctcagtgggtcccaacaggataagcatatagcctaaacatggattctaacatggatcacaactcaatagctcaagtacgtagaaatttcatggttaCATGTAGTATcaggtaactacatagtaccacagaaataacggagtcacaattcacacggacgtccgtcacctaacatgtgcgtcacctcaacgccAATCACATAATaggtaattcggggtttcataccctcagcaccacatttagaagtgttacttacctcgaaaaagccaattctaataccgagcaagccaaatgatgCTTCAAAATACCATCACGCATGTACCGGCCTCTGAACGACTCAAaattagccaaaagcaactcaaatacatcaaataatgcccaaggaaataattccaaatgataacgATTGAATCCTTAATGAAaatcccaaaatcggccaaacAGTCAAAAACCGgtcccgcaccttggaacccaacaaaactcacaaaattcgacaacccattcaattacgattccaaccatactagtttcactcaaatccgatatcgattcgatgttcaaaacttaaaaattcacattatgaaactttagcctaaaaccccaaatttcctctttaaaattcatcaaccaaatgtcaaaatgaagatagattcatgaaataagatcaaaaccaagtgtagaatacTTACCCTGATCCATGTGATAAAAATTGCTTCAAAAGTCGTCTTAAttcgagtcccacatctcaaaatatgaagaaagaaccaaaaccctcgatttaaagcttctgcccaccagtttccgcatttgcggacaaatgagccgcttctgcgacaagacttccgcttttgcggagagGCACTGGAGAAATGGACCTCGCACCAGCGCAAAAATATCCGCTCCTAtgacatcgcagatgcgacacAAAGACTCGCATTTGCGCTAACGCCCGCTCTTGCGCTCAAATTCTGCAtatgcgcacacgcaggtgcgctacaaaaattcgcttttgcggtcttcctcacccaacTCTCACCTCTCATCTACGATGACACtgtcgcttttgcggctccgcacctccGTCTGTGGCTCCGCAGTTGCGGTTACACCCGAACTTCTGCCAACCAGCCTtagccaaaatttccaaaatgcttcgaacctcgtctgaaactcacccgagcccctcgggaccgtcaccaaatatatcaacaagtcccataacataacacggacctagtcgaggcatcaaataaaacctaacaatatcgaaacgatgaatcgctcCTCAATTCAAACtggatgaactttgaacttttcaacttccaTAGCTCATGTCAAAACATAGCAAACCAACCATGAAttaacccaaattttgcacacaagtccgaaatgacataacgaatctattccaattcctggaaccacaatccaaatctgATATCAAAACTCCACTCCCGGTCCaattttccaaaattccaacttccgccatttcaagccaaattcaactacagacctccaaatcacaatccgaacatgctcctaagtccaaaatcacccaacggaggtaacggaaccatcaaaacttcaatcTGAGATCatatactaaaaagtcaaacttggttaactcttccaatttaaacttcctagttgagaatcattcttccaaatcaattccaaataacctgaaaacaaaaacagacgattcatacaagtcataatacatcatacggagctactcatgtccgtaaactaccgagtaaagtgcaaatgctcaaaacgaccagtcgggtcgttacacttcagCTGGCCTTTCGCTCATCTTCTCAGTGAGGGTAAGTGTAGTCTAGTGATATTTTTTTCACCTGCATACTTTTCTGCATTAATTTTTACTTTCAGAAGCATCTGGATATTTCTAAGAACAAGCTTCCCTTTAACTTCTTCTTTAATTAGTCTCTGCATAGCATCCTACTGTATAAGTCAGATACATTAGTCAAAAGTGGAATAAGGGGGTTTCTAAATATTCCAACGTGTTAAAGTGCTGCTTCTACAACAAACAACTAAAAATATTATCCTTTATAATTGCTTCAATACCATTATATGACATATTAGGTGAACATCTTGAGGTATATAATTTAACAGAATTGATCCATCTCACCCAAGTGTCGCCATAGCAATCTCTAGTCCAATTGGAGTACTTGAAGTGCCGTTTCCAAGACCTAAAGGGTAGGCACCACATAAGAGAATTTGTTGAAATAGTGACTTACTTGCTTAAGACAACAAGTACATAAAGATTTTAAGTAGAAAACACCCTATGGAGGAAATATTCGTAAGAAAAAAATTGGCACTACAATCACAGAGTACTTAACATGAAAAAGGTAAATAGATGCAAAACACAATTATAAATCTGAAAAATCATTTATATCTAATCGTGTTATCATAAAGCTAGACTAATAGGAACTACTCTAACAAAAATACATATGAAAACGAATGGCAAACATTTGAAGCATATTTTTTTAACACAAATATAAAGAACAGAGATATGATGTTTACTGACATTGTCCAGCAGAAGTAAATAATGTACCTTTTGAGTGGTTGTAATGATGGATCAGAACGTTGTGAAAAATCTGTTGAAAAAGAAATACAACAAAGTACTGTTAGTGGTTTCGGGGCATATGATCAAGGTAATAACTTTGTCCATATATACTTGGTGTTTACATCAAATCATACTAATTTACATGAATCATAAATCAAGGTAAAAGTGTGTATCAAGTAGCTAAAATTACGGTATGGCAGTATTAAAAGTCATTTATATGAACCTCATATTGTATAAGTACATAAAAAAAGTATAATAGCATATACAAAGGAAACAACCAATACCACGAAAAAAGTCCTACTGCGTATGTCAATGCATGCGATAATAAAGTTATCCCCGTAACTACCAAAAGTAAACTCAATTATAGGTCACTTTGGAGATAATCTAACCTAGATTATAATGTTAGCATTACAAGAAATACAAATTGTGCTGTTGATAAACAGATTTATCATATTTCCAACAAAACATAATTAAAAACAGAGAAAACAAAATTCTAAGAGGGCGCCGGGCTTCCACTCCGCAAGCATATGGAAACAAAAATTCTTATATTTTCTCCTTGAACATTTTACTACATCTTTTACAAAAATCTCCTGCCAACCAATGAAATGGAAAAGTGCATCTGAGAATAAAGTTCATCATCAGCTTCAACTATACATGTGCGTGTTTGGGTATATTTATCATCTAAATAGCTCTTTGTATTGACATTTAACTACTATATTTTACATTAATTTTAATAGTTATTCAGCTGTAGTGACATTATGCTAAGGTATGTATATATGAGCACAAAATATTAGTTGGTTGAAGTAGTAACTAAACCAAATTCAATATAGTTTCAGAATCTAGAAGATAAATGCCATCAGTCAGAGATTTTGGGATGCTTTTCATAATGTTGTTGAGTACAATGAAAGTTTCACAGATACTTGCCTGGGAGAAAAGGAAATGTAAATCTTACCCAATTTACGTCAAGAGCTTCTTTTAGCACCTTCAAGTTACTTCTTTTCCACTAATAGTGGGGTTTAGccgcaaaaataaaataaattcaaccaTAATACGCCAAAGTATATAGCTAACAATTGCTTGTTCCCTTTCTGTAATGATGTGAAAATTTAACATGGCTTACTGGAAATTAAAATAGCACATTCACAAAATTCGTATGAATGCATACATAAGGCAAGACTTTTATATCGGCAATCTAGATTATGCAATAACTTTATAGTGAACTCCACACTATGACCTCATAAGAGACGGCACATATATCACCCAACGAACAGATTCAAGAAGATACGCAATTTTTCACGTTTTCTCCAGAATAATCAGGATACAGAATAAGTGATAATAGATAGGTCCTAAAGCTAAACTATGCAGTTTAGCATCAAGGTTATATGTTGTGTACTAATTGACATGCATCGTGGCTAACTTCTTCTCAAACTGATCAGATGTCCATTCTGCAACAATAAGTTGCAAAAACATTCCGAGCCATGATTGATATAGAAATGGACTCTtagaaaataagaagaaagataTGGAAGACAAAAATCTTTGCTTCTAGATAATTGAAAAGTGTTAAGGAGCTTCAGCTATGGCGGAAGAAGATTCTAGAAGAAGAGAAATAGAGAGAGAAACCAATAGCATTTCCGTGTATTAAGGAGAAATGAACTGAAAACTAATAATCTCTCTACACAACTATTAAcatatctattatatatatactaCAACTAACCACTAACTAACTTCCAACTAATCTGACAGTTGCTCTGTTGTTCCAATGTATTGAGTCTGTATGACTCCTTGTAAGATCTTCTCCCTCACAAAATGGCAATCGATGTCTATGTGTTTGGTTCTTTCATGAAAAATAGGATGAGCTGCAATTTGGATAGCAACCTTACTGTCACAGAATAGTCGAGTAGTAGGCAGTGAAACTTCAACTCCTAGTTCTTTAAAAAGTCCAGTCAGCCATACAACCTCAGCTACAGTGGCTGCCATGCTTCGAAATTCTGCTTCAGCAGAACTTCTAGAGATTGTTCTATGTTTTTTGGATTTTCGGGAAATCAAGGCTTCTCCAAACTTCACCAGATATCCTGTGACAGACTTTCTTGTCTCTACACAGGATCCCCAGTCTGAGTCACAGTAGGCAACTAATTGTTGACACTTTCCTGCTGGCACAAACAAACCAATTCCTGGTGCTGTTTTGATGTACCTAATTACTCTCAAGGCAACTTCCATATGCGATACTTTTGGTGCATGCATATGTTGACTGAGTACTTGTACTACAAAGGCTATATCAGGCCTTGTAGAGTCAAGTATAGTAACCTTCCAACTAGTCTCTGAAACTTTCCTTTGTCATCAAGTTCTGCATCATCAGTAGCACTCTTACCACCATGTATCAGCTGATCAAACTCAACATAGATTAGTTTGTGATTGAATTCTAAAGGTGTAGTTGTTGGCTTGCCTCCTGCTAAGCCTGATTCAGACACCAATTTTAGAGAAAACTTCCTTTGACACATAATTATGCCCTTCTGAGATTTGGAAAATTCAATGACGAGAAAGTATTTTAACTGTCCTAGGTCCTTCATCTTGAACCTATCTTCCAAATCTTTCCTAACTTGCTTAATAAGGGATAAATTGCTTCCAGTCACCAATAGATCATCAACATACAGTAATATGATCAGCAACTCATGTCCAACCTTTTGTGTAAACAAAGAGTAGTCAAAGTGGCTTTGCACACCCATATCTACTAGTGCTTCAGTCAATTTTAGGTTCCAATATCTAGGTGCCCGTTTCAAGCCATATAAGGACTTGTGCAGTCTGCAAACCTTAGTACACTCCCCTGCCTTGAAAAACCATCAGGCACTGTCATGTAGACTTCTTCCAACAAATCACCTTGAAAAAAGGATTATGAACATCCATCTGAAATATAAACCAATCTGATGCAACAACTAGTGCAATGAAAGCCTCACAGTGACCATTTTGGAAACTGGTGAGAAAGTTTCAGTGTAGTCTAGCCCCTCCTGCTGACTATATCCTTTTACAACTAATCTAGCTTTGTACCTTTCCACTTCTCATGTGGACTTGTACTTGACTTTGAACACCCACTTGCAGCCTATAAGAGTCTTTTCTGATGGAAGATCTACCACTGACCAGGTGTTATTTTCCTCAAGAGCTACAATTTCAGTCTGCATTTCATCAATCCACTTAGGATATCTACTGGTTTCAGAGAAAGACCTAGGCTCCAAAATAGCAGAATAGGCAGCAATAGAAGCCTGATAAGTTGGAAAAAGATTGTTGTAGCCTTCATAGTTGGCAATTGGATATTGACAGGCACCCTTCTGAGGTTGAACTACAAAGTCTTTCAGCCACACATGTGGCTTTGTGGTTCTTGAAGTCTTCCTAAGTTCCACCACGGAAGTAGATGGCAAGGTAGATGGAGAGACTTGTGAAGGTGACAAGTCAGTAGTTGAGTGATCTTCAGAATAGTTGAATATAGGATCTTCAACAGAAGCTAAAGTAGTAAAGTTGATTGCAGAAGTAGGA
The DNA window shown above is from Nicotiana tomentosiformis chromosome 8, ASM39032v3, whole genome shotgun sequence and carries:
- the LOC138898164 gene encoding uncharacterized mitochondrial protein AtMg00810-like; this encodes MGVQSHFDYSLFTQKVGHELLIILLYVDDLLVTGSNLSLIKQVRKDLEDRFKMKDLGQLKYFLVIEFSKSQKGIIMCQRKFSLKLVSESGLAGGKPTTTPLEFNHKLIYVEFDQLIHGGKSATDDAELDDKGKFQRLVGRLLYLTLQGLI